A genome region from Etheostoma cragini isolate CJK2018 chromosome 4, CSU_Ecrag_1.0, whole genome shotgun sequence includes the following:
- the LOC117943288 gene encoding transmembrane protein 240-like has product MNALFGHFHNFILPLVRGADGVCACTCGRHQVYHVVPYNGAESMMESRENYVVSDIMARQEIYVIVGLLLGLYISSLLQWLHGVCHSWLKYRISNQVNDVDLWSFRSLFRQFHPRHTEDSTGNTLDLIQDVYPDINDHQDKNVD; this is encoded by the exons ATGAACGCGCTTTTTGGCCACTTTCACAACTTCATCCTCCCGTTAGTGCGAGGGGCGGACGGTGTCTGCGCATGCACCTGTGGGAG GCATCAAGTCTATCATGTTGTTCCATATAATGGGGCCGAGTCCATGATGGaatccagagaaaactacgttGTAAGTGACATCATGGCCCGGCAGGAGATTTATGTGATAGTTGGACTGCTCTTGGGCCTCTACATCAGCTCGTTGCTGCAGTGGCTGCACGGAGTTTGCCACTCATGGCTTAAATACAGGATTTCAAACCAAGTAAATG aTGTGGATTTGTGGTCATTCAGGTCGTTGTTCAGGCAGTTTCATCCACGACACACAGAGGACTCCACAGGAAACACGTTGGATCTAATACAAGATGTGTACCCTGACATTAATGACCATCAAGATAAAAATGTGGATTAA
- the atad3 gene encoding ATPase family AAA domain containing 3, whose protein sequence is MSWLFGLNKGQPEVPAGLPVQPPPPPPPPAGGSSGGGDKTKDKWSNFDPTGLERAAQAAKELDKSRHAKEALDLARMQEQTTQMEHQSKVKEYEAAVEQLKGDQIRIQGEERRKTVNEETKQHQARAQYQDKLARQRYEDQLRQQQALNEENLRRQEESVQKQEAMRKATIEHEMELRHKNELLRIEAESKARGRVERENADIIREQIRLKAAEHRQTVLESIKTAGAVFGEGFRTFVSDWDKVTATVAGLTLLAVGVYSARNATAVAGRYIEARLGKPSLVRETSRFTVAEAIKHPVKMAKRLKSKPQDALEGVVLSPTLEERVRDIAIATRNTRQNNGLYRNILMYGPPGTGKTLFAKKLAVHSGMDYAIMTGGDVAPMGRDGVTAMHKVFDWAGTSRRGLLLFVDEADAFLRKRSTEKISEDLRATLNAFLYRTGEQSSKFMLVLASNQPEQFDWAINDRIDEIVNFALPGPDERERLVRLYFDKYVLEPATGGRQRMKLAQFDYGQKCSEIAKWTEGMSGREISKLGVAWQAAAYSSEDGVLTEAMIDARVKDAVKQHLQKMDWLHGEDEAQAKSLTPPTAGGKGSGGKMGFTLPLSEAPEAQEVIAPVLEINLEQAGENITPPSDNDQSAEGKSATPTGQDCKDAAKEAESLAQPAAPIDSESKLEKEEKTGSSPPKDGTPV, encoded by the exons ATGTCGTGGCTGTTTGGTTTGAACAAGGGGCAGCCTGAAGTGCCTGCTGGTCTCCCGGTTCAGCCCCCACCACCACCGCCGCCGCCGGCCGGAGGCTCCAGCGGCGGAGGAGATAAAACCAAGGACAAATGGAGCAACTTTGATCCCACCGGGCTGGAGCGAGCTGCTCAGGCGGCCAAGGAGCTCGACAAGTCCC GACATGCCAAAGAAGCTCTGGATTTGGCTAGAATGCAGGAGCAGACCACTCAGATGGAACATCAGAGCAAAGTGAAG GAATATGAAGCAGCAGTTGAGCAGCTCAAAGGTGACCAGATACGAATccagggagaggagagaaggaaaaccGTTAATGAGGAGACCAAGCAGCATCAAGCG AGAGCTCAGTATCAAGATAAACTGGCCAGGCAGCGATATGAGGACCAACTAAGACAACAG cAAGCCCTGAACGAGGAGAACCTTCGCAGACAGGAGGAGTCTGTACAGAAACAGGAGGCCATGAGGAAAG CGACAATAGAGCACGAGATGGAGCTGAGGCACAAGAACGAGCTCCTGCGTATAGAGGCCGAGTCTAAAGCACGGGGCCGTGTGGAGCGAGAGAACGCCGATATAATCCGCGAGCAAATCCGTCTAAAGGCTGCAGAACACAGACAGACTGTTCTGGAGTCCATAAA GACTGCAGGTGCTGTGTTTGGAGAAGGATTTAGAACCTTTGTTTCAGACTGGGACAAAGTCACGGCCACG GTGGCAGGACTGACCCTTTTGGCTGTGGGAGTTTATTCTGCCCGAAATGCAACAGCGGTGGCGGGACGTTACATCGAGGCCAGGCTCGGGAAGCCGTCCCTGGTGCGGGAAACCTCCCGGTTCACTGTGGCAGAGGCCATCAAGCATCCAGTCAAG ATGGCAAAAAGGCTGAAGAGCAAACCTCAGGATGCCCTCGAGGGAGTTGTGCTCAGT CCTACCCTGGAAGAGCGCGTACGTGACATCGCCATAgcaacaagaaacacaaggcagAACAACGGCCTGTACAGGAATATCCTCATGTACGGCCCTCCAGGCACAGGCAAAACTCTCTTTGCTAAG AAGCTggcagtgcattctgggatggacTACGCAATTATGACTGGTGGTGATGTGGCACCCATGGGCCGTGATGGTGTGACAGCCATGCACAAAGTGTTTGACTGGGCTGGCACAAGTCGACGCGG ACTTCTGCTTTTTGTTGATGAAGCTGATGCATTCCTTCGCAAGCGGTCCACT GAGAAGATCAGTGAAGACCTCAGAGCCACGTTGAATGCATTCTTGTATCGCACCGGAGAGCAGAGCAGCaa GTTTATGCTGGTGTTGGCCAGTAACCAACCAGAGCAGTTTGACTGGGCCATAAACGACCGTATAGATGAAATAGTGAATTTTGCACTGCCAGGTCCCgacgagagagagaggctggTGCGGTTGTACTTTGACAAATATGTGCTGGAGCCCGCCACAGGAGGGAGGCA gagaaTGAAGCTTGCACAGTTTGACTATGGTCAAAAGTGCTCAGAAATAGCAAAATGGACAGAAGGCATGTCAGGAAGAGAGATCTCTAAGCTGGGTGTGGCTTGGCAG GCGGCAGCATATTCCTCTGAAGATGGTGTCCTGACAGAGGCTATGATTGATGCTCGAGTAAAGGACGCTGTCAAGCAACACCTTCAGAAGATGGACTGGCTGCATGGAGAGGACGAGGCTCAGGCCAAGAGCCTCACACCTCCCACAGCTGGAGGGAAAGGCAGCGGGGGGAAAATGGGCTTTACTCTGCCCCTCAGTGAGGCACCTGAGGCTCAGGAGGTGATCGCTCCAGTTCTTGAGATAAATTTGGAACAAGCAGGTGAAAATATAACGCCTCCTTCAGACAACGACCAATCAGCAGAAGGTAAAAGTGCCACCCCAACTGGACAGGACTGTAAAGATGCTGCAAAAGAGGCAGAGAGTTTAGCCCAGCCTGCTGCCCCCATTGACAGTGAGAGCAAGctggaaaaggaagaaaaaactgGATCTTCTCCTCCAAAGGACGGAACTCCAGTTTGA